Proteins found in one Fusarium oxysporum Fo47 chromosome V, complete sequence genomic segment:
- a CDS encoding uncharacterized protein (of unknown function-domain containing protein) — translation MFRTSSRSLWGVASRASSNRASQFLPRASIAPLLRQQRAAYSSKSDEENPPPPKQPIDIEAERKRGQELLQSNPSVVSSKSSVANAASTAQGSKSADQDMTSELKHDIDVVKDTFTFTDVPRESSILGLAGTLPYLGTSLSTVFLAWDLNKPIPTGNSFYDAIMIDHETAKYLLSALEPIQLGYGAVIISFLGAIHWGLEYAEKQPLRERTRFRYGMGLAASIVAWPTLMLPVEYALTSQFMAFVALYFADSRAATKGWAPRWYGSYRFLLTAMVGFAIFISLIGRAKIKQGDAITAKGLSDNFARSGIADHDTNWEKLEAEEKARRRKQKEEEEKKAKEAEKKKKEEEKKGKKKDGKGDDKAMKGDDKNKASEEGNKKDEEKSENKDKDTEKKDDGKDSESKDEGESKDDKKESDSKDESKVEDKKSQSDEDSKDDKDKKSEESSDKESKDDSKQESDKKDDKKDQSEDKKEEKSDEKKDDKSEGKKDKKE, via the exons ATGTTCCGTACCTCTTCTCGCTCCCTTTGGGGCGTTGcctcaagagcttcttccaATAGAGCTTCGCAATTCCTCCCCCGCGCATCAATTGCGCCTCTTTTGCGTCAGCAGCGCGCCGCATACTCTAGCAAATCCGACGAAGAgaatcctcctcctcccaagcAGCCCATTGACATTGAAGCTGAGCGCAAGCGGGGACAAGAGCTCCTTCAGTCCAACCCAAGTGTTGTTTCATCTAAGAGTTCGGTCGCCAATGCTGCGTCTACAGCTCAGGGCTCCAAGAGCGCTGATCAAGACATGACTAGTGAGCTCAAGCACGATATT GACGTTGTCAAAGATACCTTTACCTTTACAGACGTCCCGCGCGAGTCGAGCATCCTCGGTTTGGCTGGTACACTGCCCTACCTGGGAACTTCGCTTTCGACCGTCTTCCTCGCTTGGGACTTGAACAAGCCCATTCCTACGGGCAACTCCTTCTACGATGCTATCATGATCGATCATGAGACAGCCAAATACCTGCTAAGCGCCCTTGAGCCTATTCAGCTTGGATATGGTGCTGTCATCATCTCTTTCCTTGGTGCTATTCACTGG GGTCTCGAGTACGCCGAAAAGCAACCCCTTCGTGAACGAACCCGTTTCCGCTACGGCATGGGCCTTGCAGCTTCCATTGTCGCATGGCCAACTCTTATGCTCCCCGTAGAGTACGCTCTTACTTCTCAGTTCATGGCCTTCGTCGCTCTTTACTTCGCCGATTCCCGCGCTGCAACAAAGGGATGGGCACCTCGATGGTACGGCTCATACCGCTTCCTTCTCACAGCCATGGTCGGCTTCGCTATCTTCATCTCTCTCATCGGCCgcgccaagatcaagcaagGCGATGCCATCACTGCCAAGGGTCTGAGCGACAACTTCGCCAGGTCTGGTATTGCTGATCACGATACCAACTGGGAGAAGCTagaggctgaggagaaggcaCGTCGACGAAAGCaaaaggaggaagaagaaaagaaggcaaaggaggccgagaagaagaagaaggaagaggagaagaagggtaagaagaaggatggcaAGGGCGATGATAAGGCTATGAAGGGTGacgacaagaacaaggcttCTGAGGAGGGTAACAAGAAGGACGAGGAGAAGAGcgagaacaaggacaaggatactgagaagaaggatgatggcAAGGACTCTGAGTCTAAGGACGAGGGTGAGTCCAAGGATGACAAGAAGGAGTCTGACTCGAAGGATGAGTCCAAGGTCGAGGATAAAAAGTCTCAGTCTGATGAAGACAGCAAGGacgacaaggacaagaagtCAGAGGAATCATCCGACAAGGAGTCAAAGGACGACTCCAAGCAAGAGTCCGACAAGAAGGACGATAAGAAGGACCAGTCTgaagacaagaaggaggaaaagtccgacgagaagaaggatgataaATCTGAGGGtaagaaggacaagaaggaataA
- a CDS encoding membrane morphogenesis protein VPS13: MLEGLVAGLLNRFLGMYVKNFDPAQLKVGIWSGDVKLRNLELRREALDQLKLPINVMEGHLGELTLVIPWSNLRGAPVKVFIQDVFLLASPKEEAEYDQDEEDRRKQRLKMEKLDSAELLKERNQEGLSQEEQKKSQSFTQSLVTKIVDNLQVTVKNIHIRYEDSISAPGHPFALGVTLEEFSAVSTDGQWKPTFIQDSNTVTHKLATLGALAVYWNTDSTLLGTGREASTSSEELMPHDEMVAKFREMIGKDAQENANHQFILRPVNGQAKIELDKSGDIKVPKFKANLLFEEIGLVLDDDQYRDALMMVDLFHYFIRHQEYKRLQPKGVRPKEDPHAWLEFAGNAVLSKIHERNRKWSWDYFRERRDDRKRYIELFKKRKQGHQMSAEETDEINALEWKLTYEDLRFWRSLARNQLKKENAEALKNQPQQQQQQQQGWISWVWGSKPQEKIEQNEENTQMTEEQRQELYEAIDWDEKNAIADEVDVPREAIKMCIETSLSTGSFTLKKSPHDHAADLLSLHFDVFKAKMLQRKDSVLANVSLGGLRVNDGTTPDSVYPEIVRVKDAPTEKQRKRLSLAELEQPEEEPFFQFEFEQNPIEREGDIAVVGKMKPLEVIWNPNFVVGIADFFRPPERHMESITALMESAGATVESIREQTRAGLEFALEEHKTINAELDLQAPLIIVPVSITTENSTCLIVDAGHIHVNSELVDQSTMKEIQSKQKQAYSDEDLKRLESVMYDKFIVKLTSTQVLIGPSVEDTKAQLAEKTDEAHLHVVERINVDFIVETSILPKAPNLTKFKVSGHLPMLHATVSDTKYKNLMKVIDVAIPKFGGPAPRLEERKEPSRPRLKSNSSNRSRRKSQRERRQSTPFPFMQSETAVVLDDMDEDDDDFEDAPDGGDAEQLRVQQRIFEFKFKVDTLKGSLYRSDPDGQKPDALLVELVAERFDLEFYTRPFDMVADVSLGSVTVDDFVDNPSAEFKSIISSGDSEDLKEGRSLVHVKFVKVNPLSPEFMPVYEGVETNINAVISTINLVVTRKTLLTLLDFILITFTNNEDESNNNKALLDDDDDSESVDTAVAVVNAPSVNSNTGSIRVKVDLKSIRLILNNDGIRLATLSFNKADAGIFLRGKTMRISARLGDLSLVDDVNLGVSEDSHLRKLVTIQGDDLADFRYETFDSSNPKAYPGYDSSVFLRAGSVKVNFVEEPFRKIIDFLVKFGKMQALYNAARQAAMNQANQLQQSPSRFKFDVVVNTPIVVFPRVQQPGQTERDVVTAYLGEIYAQNKFTPLDDSENSDIAMKLSAGIRNIKLTSDFHYAGNDSEELEMIDHVDLGFNITYAEHKSGVKRPETEIEGTMSDFNLRLTQYQVKFLLEISKSVPAAFAGEGNDNEEEAAKAVDEGTLQRARTVNSEDKAGEDQSLIDLGPELGSIDKEWTKLDLVFRVNTIGLELINAPENEPVHDIARSSLSRFSLDDTKVKTRMLSDGSLEAELLIRSFTIYDSRPRETNKFRRIMSSMNKDVQQLMASVTMSGGKEKSLIAMATIDSPRVIFALDYLFAIQKFAMEALTVDEGSPMDDESIAETTPDESDTESMQVSYAGNASRPRSQISRRQSEEVTQKQEKKESAMSIAFRVNLVDAQVILIANPLTSSSEAVVLSIRQMLLSQQHALTFQISEIGMFLCRMDKFETSRLRIIDDFSVQLSMDSSKPQATDIHVDIEPLVLRLSLRDILLVLQIVSKASELSGNEPKHVKETPAEQKARELRHAGMKQRSASGRGQSTIAGRSKVTATSHAITHADNKGKTPEQIAQKNYETLSATVDGIRVVLIGDVHELPILDLGIKNFTASAENWSSNLKAETAIDLYSNVYNFAKSSWEPLLEPWQVGFGVAKDPISGLLSVDVASKKVFDVTITTASIALASKSFQFLTSEEDVLDKPRGVEAPYRIRNYTGFDVVVHSKSPTSDEPINLRLEDGKEAPWSFEHWEKMRENLLTESNQNYVSIQLEGSGFDPVKNVRLNREGEYLYGLRPKADVLHRLCVEVELGTDNIKYVTFRSPLLVENATQIPVELGIFDVQEGHLLKIEKIAPGDARPAPVGAVFEKQVIVRPDGGFGYQWSTDHLFWRDMLKRPTKQVVCKGENGDPFYFQVHARFDKGNPLTKHYPYMKVKLSAPVTLENLLPYDFKYRIYDKNTKKDWTNFLRKGGVSPVHVVELSHLLLLSVDMQDTVFKASDFAIINSGTNEEFRKEYKLVVKDDKGLPLHLSLHHFKIPNSGGASKITVFSPYVVLNKTGVDVQVRAKSFLQQAKPAAGQFPLMDTSDRERPKALPFMFSYGNDDHRNRALLKIADSEWSKPQSFDAIGSTTEVVLNSATKDKEIHVGVTVESGEGKYKLTKVVTIAPRFVLHNKMDGEILVRESSSSGYLTLSDGALQPLHFMQKSKVKQLCLCYPGVNNQWTSPFNIADIGTTYVKIAKAGQRQNLVKVEVLMENSTVFLNLSMEKKNWPYSMRNESDVEFMFWQANPNVDEDGDEDRSGWRLIRYRLPPRSIMPYAWDFPAAKFREIIIAANGKERHVKLAEIGNQIPMKFHTSSGAPKIVDINVAADGPKQTLILSNFRASKSMYKPKALARTNTGPEAFEVKDQDTGATFRAQLKLAGIGVSLVNAQMKELAYLTFRDVQLRYSDSPLIQTISMAIKWIQIDNQLYGGIFPMVLYPSVVPKKAQEVEAHPSLHAMVSRVKDDSYGVLYVKYATILLQEMTIDLDEDFVFALLDFTNVPGASWTEVDDSGKLCDEDLDIPEPSGQPAGQDIYFEVLNIQPMQLNLSFMRTERVNAEDKTSSRNPIMFFLNVMTMAVGNVNDAPLRFNALILDNVRVTTAVLIQNFSSHYSQEVMYQIHKILGSADFLGNPVGLFNSISSGVTDVFYEPYQGLILSDKPEEFGLGIAKGAASFAKKTVFGFSDSFSKFTGSLSKGLAAASLDKQFQDRRRITRARNRPKHALYGVTAGANSFITSVASGVGGLARKPLEGAEQEGALGFFKGVGKGMIGLATKPAVGVLDMASNVSEGIRNTTTVFDGQELDRTRYPRYIPQDGIVRPYNPREALGQYWLKQVDNGRYFDEQYIGHLELPKEDMVVMVTYARILLIRSRRLTSEWDVPLKDVQTIAKERTGVSLALRGGANGPFIPIGEGSERGFLYKMIGVAVEEFNRRFRSGE; this comes from the exons ATGCTCGAAGGTCTCGTCGCTGGCCTGCTTAACCGCTTCCTGGGCATGTATGTCAAGAACTTCGACCCAGCCCAGTTGAAAGTCGGTATCTGGTCCGGCGATGTTAAGCTCCGCAACCTCGAGCTGCGCCGCGAGGCACTCGACCAGCTCAAGCTTCCCATAAATGTTATGGAGGGTCACCTCGGCGAGCTGACACTCGTCATTCCCTGGTCAAACCTGCGCGGTGCACCCGTCAAGGTCTTTATTCAGgatgtctttcttcttgcCAGCCCGAAGGAAGAGGCTGAGTACGATCAGGACGAGGAAGATCGCAGGAAACAGCGcctcaagatggagaagcttgacagTGCCGAGTTGCTCAAGGAGAGGAACCAGGAAGGTTTAAGTcaggaggagcagaagaagagccagagcTTTACACAAAGTCTGGTAACAAAGATCGTCGACAACTTGCAAGTCACGGTCAAGAACATACACATTCGATACGAAGACTCCATCTCAGCGCCAGGGCACCCATTCGCCCTCGGTGTTACTCTCGAGGAGTTCAGTGCCGTCAGTACCGATGGTCAGTGGAAGCCTACTTTCATCCAAGACTCTAACACAGTCACCCACAAGCTGGCTACCTTGGGTGCTCTGGCTGTGTACTGGAATACTGATTCAACCCTTCTCGGGACCGGGCGAGAAGCTTCAACCTCCTCAGAGGAATTAATGCCACATGATGAAATGGTAGCGAAGTTTAGAGAAATGATTGGAAAAGACGCTCAAGAGAATGCAAACCATCAGTTCATCCTCAGGCCCGTCAATGGTCAAGCAAAGATCGAGCTCGACAAGTCGGGCGATATCAAGGTACCCAAGTTCAAGGCCAACTTACTGTTCGAGGAAATTGGTCTTGTTCTCGATGACGACCAATACCGAGACGCTTTGATGATGGTCGATTTGTTCCATTACTTCATTCGACACCAAGAATACAAACGCCTACAACCAAAGGGCGTCCGACCCAAAGAAGATCCCCATGCTTGGCTCGAGTTTGCGGGTAACGCTGTGTTATCAAAGATTCACGAACGCAACCGCAAATGGTCATGGGACTACTTCCGCGAGCGACGAGACGATCGAAAACGATATATCGAGctgttcaagaagagaaaacaagGCCATCAGATGTCTGCTGAGGAAACTGATGAGATCAATGCTCTCGAATGGAAGCTCACATACGAGGATCTGCGATTCTGGCGATCCTTGGCCCGCAACCAGCTTAAGAAAGAGAATGCAGAAGCTCTCAAGAACCAaccacaacaacagcaacagcaacaacaaggcTGGATCTCGTGGGTGTGGGGTTCGAAGCCTCAAGAAAAGATTGAACAGAATGAAGAGAACACACAGATGACTGAGGAGCAACGACAAGAGCTCTACGAGGCCATCGATTGGGACGAGAAGAACGCCATCGCTGATGAGGTCGATGTTCCTCGTGAGGCTATCAAGATGTGCATCGAGACGTCCCTGAGCACAGGTAGCTTCACACTCAAGAAGAGCCCTCACGATCACGCAGCGGACCTCCTCAGTCTGCACTTTGATGTCttcaaagccaagatgcTACAGAGAAAGGATTCAGTTCTTGCTAATGTTAGCCTTGGTGGCCTTCGTGTCAACGATGGCACAACACCAGACTCAGTCTACCCTGAGATTGTCCGAGTCAAGGATGCACCGACTGAAAAGCAGCGTAAGCGACTGTCGTTGGCCGAACTCGAGCAGCCAGAGGAAGAACCCTTCTTCCAATTCGAGTTTGAGCAGAACCCCATTGAGCGCGAGGGTGATATTGCCGTTGTCGGAAAGATGAAGCCTCTTGAGGTTATCTGGAACCCCAACTTTGTTGTTGGTATCGCCGACTTCTTCAGGCCGCCTGAGCGTCACATGGAGTCTATTACCGCCCTCATGGAGAGTGCTGGTGCGACCGTTGAAAGTATTCGTGAGCAGACTCGAGCGGGTCTCGAGTTCGCCTTGGAGGAGCACAAGACGATCAATGCTGAGTTGGATCTCCAAGCACCTCTGATCATTGTGCCTGTCAGCATCACCACCGAGAACTCTACATGCCTGATTGTAGATGCTGGTCACATCCATGTCAACAGTGAGCTGGTTGACCAAAGCACAATGAAAGAGATTCAATCGAAACAAAAGCAGGCATACAGCGACGAAGATCTCAAGCGACTCGAATCTGTCATGTATGACAAGTTTATTGTCAAATTGACGTCGACCCAAGTCCTTATCGGACCCTCAGTTGAGGACACCAAAGCTCAATTGGCTGAGAAGACAGATGAAGCTCATCTCCATGTTGTTGAGCGGATCAATGTGGACTTCATTGTCGAGACCTCCATCCTACCAAAAGCTCCCAATTTgaccaagttcaaggtctCAGGGCATCTGCCAATGCTTCACGCCACCGTCTCTGACACCAAGTATAAGAATCTCATGAAGGTTATTGATGTGGCTATTCCCAAGTTTGGCGGGCCTGCACCAAGGTTGGAGGAACGCAAGGAGCCATCTCGTCCCCGTCTTAAGAGCAACTCATCCAACCGATCACGAAGGAAGTCTCAGCGTGAGCGAAGGCAGTCCACACCTTTCCCATTTATGCAATCGGAAACCGCTGTCGTGCTTGATGATAtggatgaagacgatgatgactttgagGATGCTCCGGATGGCGGTGATGCTGAGCAACTCCGAGTTCAACAACGTATCTTCGAgttcaagttcaaggttgATACCCTCAAGGGTTCACTTTACCGAAGTGACCCTGATGGGCAGAAGCCCGATGCATTGCTTGTTGAATTGGTGGCCGAGCGATTCGATTTGGAGTTTTATACCAGACCCTTCGACATGGTAGCTGATGTTTCACTTGGCTCAGTCACTGTCGATGACTTTGTGGACAACCCTTCCGCTGAGTTTAAGTCGATAATCTCGTCTGGTGACAGCGAGGATCTCAAGGAGGGCCGCAGCTTGGTTCATGTCAAGTTTGTCAAGGTCAACCCCTTGTCTCCTGAGTTCATGCCCGTGTACGAGGGTGTAGAGACCAACATCAACGCTGTCATATCCACAATCAACTTGGTCGTAACCCGAAAGACACTACTCACGCTACTGGACTTTATCCTCATCACTTTTACGAATAACGAAGACGAGTCGAATAATAACAAGGCTCTactggatgatgatgacgattcAGAAAGCGTTGATACTGCTGTAGCGGTCGTCAACGCCCCCTCAGTAAACTCCAACACAGGATCTATTCGTGTCAAGGTTGACTTGAAGAGTATCAGGCTGATCCTCAATAATGATGGCATTCGGCTTGCCACGCTCTCCTTCAACAAGGCTGACGCCGGCATCTTCCTCCGAGGCAAGACCATGCGTATCTCGGCTCGACTTGGTGATCTTTCGCTCGTTGACGACGTTAATCTCGGCGTCTCAGAGGATTCACACTTGCGAAAGCTCGTGACCATTCAAGGCGATGACTTGGCAGACTTCCGCTACGAAACATTTGACTCTTCCAATCCCAAGGCTTATCCTGGATATGACAGCTCAGTCTTCCTTCGTGCTGGTTCCGTCAAGGTGAATTTTGTGGAGGAGCCATTCCGCAAGATTATTGACTTCTTGGTCAAATTTGGCAAGATGCAGGCTCTATACAATGCTGCGCGCCAAGCTGCTATGAACCAAGCCAATCAGTTGCAACAGAGCCCAAGTCGCTTCAAgtttgatgttgttgtcaaCACTCCTATCGTTGTGTTCCCTCGAGTGCAACAGCCAGGTCAGACTGAAAGAGATGTCGTCACTGCTTACCTTGGTGAGATCTACGCTCAGAACAAATTCACCCCTCTGGACGACAGCGAGAACTCAGATATTGCTATGAAGCTGTCTGCTGGTATTCGAAACATCAAGCTCACTTCCGACTTCCACTACGCTGGCAATGATTCAGAGGAGCTCGAGATGATTGACCATGTCGATCTTGGATTCAACATCACATATGCTGAACACAAGTCTGGTGTCAAGAGACCAGAGACCGAAATAGAAGGAACGATGTCTGACTTCAACCTGCGACTCACTCAGTACCAAGTCAAGTTCCTTCTAGAGATCTCTAAGTCTGTGCCTGCAGCATTTGCCGGCGAAGGTAACGacaatgaagaagaggctgccaAGGCAGTTGACGAGGGTACTCTACAGCGCGCTCGCACAGTCAACAGTGAAGACAAGGCTGGTGAAGACCAGAGTCTTATTGATCTTGGGCCTGAACTTGGTTCGATCGACAAGGAATGGACAAAGCTTGATCTCGTCTTCCGCGTCAACACCATTGGCCTTGAACTGATCAACGCGCCAGAGAATGAGCCTGTGCACGACATTGCGAGGTCCAGTCTATCTCGATTCTCACTCGATGACACAAAGGTCAAGACAAGGATGCTCTCCGACGGTTCACTTGAGGCAGAGCTGCTTATCCGATCATTCACAATCTACGATAGTCGGCCGCGCGAGACCAACAAGTTCCGTCGTATCATGTCATCGATGAACAAGGACGTGCAACAACTGATGGCTAGCGTTACCATGTCGGGCGGCAAAGAAAAGAGCTTGATTGCCATGGCTACTATCGACAGTCCAAGAGTGATCTTTGCACTTGACTACCTCTTTGCCATTCAGAAATTCGCCATGGAGGCGCTGACCGTTGATGAAGGCAGCCCAATGGATGACGAGAGTATCGCTGAGACGACACCCGACGAATCCGACACCGAGTCTATGCAAGTCTCTTATGCTGGTAACGCCTCGCGTCCTCGGTCGCAAATCTCGCGACGACAGAGCGAAGAGGTCACTCaaaagcaagagaagaaggagtcTGCAATGAGCATTGCTTTCCGCGTCAATCTCGTTGACGCTCAAGTTATTCTGATCGCCAATCCTTTGACATCAAGCTCCGAGGCGGTTGTCCTGTCTATTCGACAGATGCTTCTCTCGCAACAGCATGCCTTGACTTTCCAGATTTCCGAAATCGGCATGTTCTTGTGTAGAATGGACAAATTCGAGACGTCTCGTCTTCGTATCATTGATGACTTCTCGGTCCAATTGAGCATGGATAGCTCCAAGCCTCAAGCTACGGACATCCACGTGGATATTGAACCACTTGTCTTGCGGCTGTCACTCCGCgatattcttcttgttcttcagaTTGTTAGCAAAGCGAGCGAGTTGTCTGGCAACGAGCCTAAACACGTTAAGGAGACTCCTGCTGAGCAGAAAGCAAGAGAACTTCGCCACGCTGGAATGAAGCAACGATCTGCCAGTGGACGAGGCCAGTCTACCATCGCTGGACGAAGCAAGGTCACAGCAACCTCTCACGCCATTACTCATGCCGAtaacaagggcaagactCCAGAGCAGATTGCTCAAAAGAACTACGAGACGTTGTCCGCAACTGTGGACGGCATCCGTGTTGTCCTAATTGGCGACGTACACGAACTTCCAATCCTTGACTTGGGCATCAAGAACTTCACTGCTTCAGCTGAGAATTGGTCGTCGAACCTCAAGGCTGAGACTGCCATTGACCTGTACTCCAATGTCTACAACTTTGCCAAGTCCAGCTGGGAACCTCTTCTCGAGCCATGGCAAGTTGGCTTCGGTGTAGCTAAGGACCCTATCTCAGGATTGTTGTCGGTTGATGTCGCTTCAAAGAAGGTTTTCGATGTTACCATTACCACCGCTTCAATTGCTCTGGCTTCCAAGTCATTCCAGTTCCTTACATCCGAAGAGGATGTGCTGGACAAGCCGCGTGGTGTTGAAGCACCGTACCGCATCAGAAACTACACTGGATTTGATGTTGTTGTGCACTCTAAGAGTCCTACCAGCGATGAGCCTATCAATCTCCGCTTGGAGGATGGCAAGGAAGCCCCCTGGAGTTTTGAGCATTGGGAGAAGATGCGTGAGAACCTTCTCACTGAGTCGAACCAGAACTACGTCTCTATTCAGTTGGAAGGCAGTGGTTTTGATCCTGTTAAGAACGTGAGACTCAACCGAGAAGGAGAATACCTATATGGTCTTCGCCCCAAGGCCGATGTCTTGCATCGTCTCTGCGTTGAAGTCGAGTTGGGAACCGACAACATCAAGTATGTGACCTTCAGATCTCCACTACTTGTGGAAAATGCCACGCAAATCCCCGTCGAGCTTGGAATATTTGACGTACAGGAGGGACATTTACTCAAGATTGAAAAGATTGCGCCTGGTGACGCCAGACCCGCTCCTGTGGGTGCCGTATTTGAGAAGCAAGTGATTGTGAGACCTGATGGCGGTTTCGGGTATCAGTGGAGTACCGACCATCTGTTCTGGAGAGACATGCTCAAGAGGCCTACCAAGCAGGTGGTGTGTAAGGGAGAGAATGGCGATCCGTTCTACTTCCAGGTCCATGCCCGTTTTGACAAGGGCAACCCATTGACCAA ACATTACCCATACATGAAGGTCAAGCTCTCGGCGCCAGTCACGCTTGAGAACCTGCTGCCATACGACTTCAAGTATCGCATATATGATAAGAATACCAAGAAAGATTGGACCAACTTCTTGCGAAAGGGAGGTGTCAGCCCCGTCCACGTTGTTGAGCTTTCACACCTTCTGCTCCTCAGCGTCGACATGCAAGATACGGTGTTCAAGGCAAGCGATTTCGCAATCATCAACTCAGGCACGAATGAAGAGTTCCGCAAAGAGTATAAACTTGTTGTCAAGGATGACAAGGGATTGCCGCTACATCTCTCACTGCATCATTTCAAGATCCCCAACAGTGGAGGTGCTTCCAAGATCACAGTCTTCAGCCCCTATGTTGTGTTGAACAAGACTGGCGTTGATGTTCAAGTCCGCGCCAAGAGCTTCCTGCAACAGGCCAAGCCAGCAGCGGGCCAATTCCCTCTCATGGATACATCTGATCGAGAGCGTCCCAAGGCTCTTCCCTTCATGTTCTCTTATGGAAATGATGATCACCGCAACCGAGCCCTTCTCAAGATTGCCGACTCGGAATGGAGCAAGCCTCAAAGTTTCGATGCTATCGGCAGTACCACTGAGGTTGTGTTGAACTCAGCGACTAAGGATAAGGAGATCCACGTGGGTGTTACTGTTGAGTCAGGTGAAGGCAAGTACAAGCTCACCAAGGTTGTTACGATTGCTCCTCGATTTGTTCTACACAACAAGATGGATGGAGAGATTCTTGTTCGAGAATCCAGCTCCTCTGGCTATCTCACTCTTAGTGATGGTGCTTTGCAGCCGCTACACTTCATGCAAAAATCCAAGGTCAAGCAGTTGTGTCTCTGTTATCCTGGTGTCAACAACCAATGGACATCTCCATTCAACATTGCGGACATTGGCACAACTTATGTCAAGATCGCCAAGGCTGGGCAGCGACAGAACCTCGTCAAGGTCGAGGTTCTGATGGAGAACTCTACAGTCTTCTTGAATCTCagcatggagaagaagaactggccATACTCGATGCGCAACGAGAGTGATGTTGAGTTCATGTTCTGGCAAGCCAATCCCAATGTTGACGAAGATGGGGACGAAGACCGCAGTGGATGGCGACTGATAAGATATCGCCTTCCGCCTCGCAGCATCATGCCATACGCTTGGGATTTCCCTGCTGCCAAGTTCCGagagatcatcatcgctgcaAATGGCAAGGAAAGGCATGTCAAGCTGGCCGAGATCGGTAATCAGATTCCGATGAAGTTCCATACTTCTTCTGGAGCTCCTAAGATTGTCGACATCAACGTTGCTGCCGATGGACCAAAGCAGACACTGATTCTCAGCAACTTCCGTGCCAGCAAGAGCATGTACAAGCCCAAGGCATTGGCTAGGACCAACACCGGCCCCGAGGCTTTTGAGGTCAAGGATCAAGATACAGGTGCTACATTCCGCGCGCAGCTCAAGCTGGCTGGTATTGGTGTCTCCTTGGTCAACGCTCAGATGAAAGAACTTGCCTACTTGACTTTCCGTGATGTCCAGTTGCGGTACAGCGATTCGCCTCTGATCCAGACAATCTCAATGGCTATCAAGTGGATCCAGATCGACAATCAATTGTACGGTGGCATTTTCCCTATGGTCCTCTACCCCAGTGTTGTGCCTAAGAAGGCGCAGGAGGTAGAGGCTCATCCATCGCTACACGCCATGGTCAGCCGTGTCAAGGATGATTCGTATGGTGTGCTGTACGTCAAGTATGCGACCATTCTGCTGCAGGAAATGACAATTGATCTGGATGAGGACTTTGTgtttgctcttcttgacttcACAAATGTGCCTGGCGCCAGCTGGACAGAGGTTGACGATTCTGGGAAGCTGTGCGACGAGGATCTTGACATTCCTGAGCCATCAGGCCAACCAGCTGGTCAAGATATCTACTTTGAGGTTCTCAACATCCAGCCCATGCAGCTTAACTTGAGTTTCATGCGTACAGAACGTGTCAATGCTGAGGACAAGACATCATCGCGCAACCCCATCATGTTCTTCCTCAACGTCATGACCATGGCTGTTGGAAACGTCAACGATGCACCACTTCGGTTCAATGCGCTTATCCTCGACAACGTGAGAGTGACCACAGCGGTACTTATTCAGAACTTCTCCAGCCACTATAGTCAGGAGGTCATGTATCAGATCCACAAGATTCTGGGATCTGCCGACTTCCTCGGAAACCCTGTGGGTCTGTTCAACAGCATCTCGTCGGGTGTGACAGATGTGTTTTACGAACCGTATCAgggcttgatcttgtcggATAAACCAGAAGAGTTTGGTCTGGGCATCGCCAAGGGCGCCGCTTCGTTTGCCAAGAAGACGGTGTTCGGATTCAGTGACAGTTTCTCCAAGTTTACAGGCAGTCTCAGTAAGGGACTTGCGGCGGCGTCACTGGACAAACAATTCCAGGATCGTCGTCGTATCACAAGGGCTCGCAACAGGCCGAAGCACGCCTTGTACGGTGTGACTGCTGGCGCGAACAGCTTTATCACAAGTGTTGCATCAGGCGTTGGCGGTCTTGCACGCAAACCTCTGGAGGGCGCCGAACAGGAGGGTGCTCTAGGTTTCTTCAAAGGTGTCGGCAAGGGCATGATTGGACTGGCTACCAAGCCGGCGGTTGGTGTGCTTGACATGGCAAGCAATGTCAGTGAAGGTATTCGCAACACTACCACAGTGTTTGACGGTCAAGAATTGGATCGCACACGATATCCACGATACATTCCACAAGATGGCATCGTGCGCCCTTACAACCCGCGGGAAGCTCTCGGTCAATACTGGCTGAAGCAAGTTGACAACGGGCGATACTTTGACGAGCAGTACATTGGACATCTTGAGCTACCCAAGGAAGATATGGTCGTCATGGTGACATATGCTCGGATCTTGTTGATCCGATCGCGACGTCTGACAAGCGAGTGGGACGTTCCTCTGAAGGATGTTCAGACTATCGCAAAGGAGCGGACGGGTGtgagcttggctttgagagGAGGAGCTAATGGGCCGTTTATTCCTATCGGTGAAGGCAGTGAGAGGGGGTTCTTGTACAAGATGATTGGGGTTGCGGTTGAAGAGTTTAATAGGAGGTTTAGAAGTGGAGAGTAA